A single Methanocaldococcus bathoardescens DNA region contains:
- a CDS encoding class II SORL domain-containing protein — protein MNYFCGINRMKEETDFEKKHTPFIECPEVVKADEYFEVKISTGIPHPMEDGHFIQWIELFMGDIYLARVDFTQFMKPEVKLMVKAPSKGHDKFTLKALMRCNLHGIWEYEKEIKLE, from the coding sequence ATGAACTATTTTTGTGGAATAAACAGAATGAAAGAGGAAACCGATTTTGAAAAAAAGCACACTCCGTTTATAGAATGCCCAGAAGTCGTTAAAGCAGACGAATATTTTGAAGTTAAAATATCAACAGGAATTCCACATCCTATGGAAGATGGGCATTTCATCCAATGGATTGAGTTGTTTATGGGAGATATTTATTTAGCAAGAGTTGATTTTACCCAATTCATGAAGCCAGAAGTAAAGTTAATGGTAAAAGCCCCTTCAAAGGGACATGATAAATTCACCTTAAAAGCTTTGATGAGATGCAACTTACATGGTATATGGGAGTATGAGAAAGAGATTAAATTAGAATAA
- a CDS encoding carboxymuconolactone decarboxylase family protein, whose translation MKNEVFFGEGMKAVKEKYPDLYEAIVKLNEAAFTGKVLDYKTQKLIAIGIVASKCDEVATERQMRSGMKELGITKEEIADVLRVVLLTSGMPAFMKAMKILEKL comes from the coding sequence ATGAAAAATGAAGTTTTCTTTGGGGAGGGGATGAAAGCAGTTAAAGAAAAATATCCAGATTTGTATGAAGCAATTGTTAAATTAAATGAAGCAGCTTTCACAGGGAAAGTTTTAGATTATAAGACTCAAAAATTAATAGCTATTGGAATAGTTGCTTCAAAATGTGATGAAGTTGCAACAGAAAGGCAGATGAGAAGTGGAATGAAAGAACTTGGTATTACAAAAGAAGAGATTGCAGATGTTTTAAGAGTTGTTTTATTAACAAGTGGAATGCCTGCATTTATGAAAGCAATGAAAATTTTAGAGAAACTCTAA
- a CDS encoding CBS domain-containing protein, which produces MIPMKVKEIMNKDFIKISPNDIGGEVVQFLYKERKNHAPVVEDGKLVGWITALDLLAGCKHSKIEDLMLFIDEIKVLKEDDEITDEIIEEMIKNEEIAYPVVNENDEVVGTLSVFDLLKYYKK; this is translated from the coding sequence ATGATACCAATGAAGGTTAAAGAAATCATGAATAAAGACTTTATAAAAATTTCTCCAAATGATATTGGGGGTGAAGTTGTTCAATTTCTATATAAAGAAAGAAAAAATCATGCTCCAGTTGTAGAGGATGGAAAGTTGGTTGGATGGATAACCGCTTTAGATTTACTTGCAGGATGTAAGCATTCAAAAATTGAAGATTTAATGCTGTTTATTGATGAAATAAAAGTTTTAAAAGAAGATGATGAGATAACCGACGAAATTATAGAAGAGATGATTAAAAATGAAGAAATTGCCTATCCTGTTGTTAATGAAAACGATGAAGTTGTAGGGACATTGAGTGTTTTTGACTTATTAAAATATTATAAAAAATAA
- a CDS encoding V4R domain-containing protein, whose product MHIHLKLNKEMGEIFKEIMEDKEKNDLPNDDGLVNEVVEHLKKGFNKEKMTFDEKKYTDRKIKEYIPLELFRVMIYIVIKKIKERGSEITLYEMGYEFGKFLEPKNIRELKTFFRKNNLGILEIESRKPFILKVRECAMCGGLDINEPICHFDAGLIAGAMECILKKTVVVDEIKCMAQGADACYFKIEVVKD is encoded by the coding sequence TTGCACATACATTTAAAATTGAATAAAGAGATGGGTGAGATTTTTAAAGAAATTATGGAGGATAAAGAAAAGAACGATTTGCCAAATGATGATGGGTTGGTTAATGAAGTTGTTGAACATTTAAAGAAAGGGTTTAATAAAGAAAAAATGACGTTTGATGAAAAGAAATATACTGACAGAAAAATTAAAGAATATATCCCATTAGAGCTTTTTAGAGTTATGATATATATAGTAATAAAGAAAATTAAAGAACGAGGCTCTGAAATAACACTATATGAGATGGGATATGAATTTGGAAAGTTTTTAGAACCAAAAAATATTAGGGAATTAAAAACATTCTTTAGAAAAAATAATTTAGGAATTTTGGAAATTGAAAGTAGAAAGCCATTTATTTTAAAAGTGAGAGAGTGTGCAATGTGTGGAGGTTTGGATATTAATGAACCAATCTGCCATTTTGATGCTGGGCTGATTGCAGGAGCAATGGAATGCATATTGAAAAAAACAGTTGTAGTTGATGAAATAAAATGCATGGCTCAGGGAGCTGATGCATGTTACTTTAAAATTGAAGTTGTAAAAGATTGA
- a CDS encoding FprA family A-type flavoprotein, whose amino-acid sequence MKADAIKIADGVYWVGVLDWDIRKYHGYTLKGTTYNAYLVFGDEKVALIDNTYPGTSAQMWGRIKDAFEKEGREFKIDVIVQNHVEKDHSGALPEIHKKFPEAPIYCTEVAVEGLKKHYPSLKNAPFKVVKSLDTVDLGGKTLTFLEAPLLHWPDSMFTFYNEGGILFSNDAFGQHLCFPAHKRFDTDIPEYILMDANQKFYANLITPLSKLVLKKFEEVINLGLLEKIKMIAPSHGQIWTDPMKVIKAYQDFATGKAAKDKAVIVYDTMHYSTQKMAHAFAEGLMSEGIDVVMYFLHEDERSEIVKDILDAKAVLFGIPTIYDEPYPSIGDLIYYLRGLKFNRTGFKRLAIAFGSMGGNGGAVARIAEELAKCGFEVINQYELYYVPTEDELTNCYNMGKELAKRIKEMKIE is encoded by the coding sequence ATGAAAGCAGATGCAATTAAAATAGCAGATGGTGTATATTGGGTGGGGGTTTTAGATTGGGACATTAGAAAATACCACGGATATACATTAAAAGGAACAACCTACAACGCATACTTAGTCTTTGGGGATGAAAAAGTTGCTTTAATAGACAACACATATCCAGGGACATCTGCTCAAATGTGGGGGAGGATAAAAGACGCTTTTGAAAAAGAGGGGAGGGAATTTAAAATTGATGTAATCGTCCAAAACCACGTAGAAAAAGACCACAGTGGGGCTTTACCTGAAATACACAAAAAGTTCCCAGAAGCACCAATATACTGTACTGAAGTAGCAGTTGAGGGATTGAAAAAGCACTACCCATCATTAAAGAATGCACCATTCAAAGTTGTTAAATCATTAGATACAGTTGATTTAGGAGGAAAAACATTAACATTCTTAGAAGCTCCTTTATTACACTGGCCTGACAGTATGTTCACATTCTATAACGAAGGAGGAATTTTATTCTCAAACGATGCATTTGGACAGCACTTATGTTTCCCAGCACATAAGAGATTTGACACAGATATTCCAGAATACATCTTAATGGATGCAAATCAAAAGTTCTACGCAAACTTAATTACACCATTATCAAAACTCGTATTGAAGAAATTTGAAGAAGTTATCAACTTAGGATTATTAGAAAAGATAAAAATGATTGCTCCATCACATGGACAGATATGGACAGACCCAATGAAAGTTATTAAAGCTTATCAGGACTTTGCTACAGGTAAAGCAGCTAAGGATAAGGCAGTTATTGTCTATGACACAATGCACTACTCAACACAAAAAATGGCTCATGCATTTGCAGAAGGTTTAATGAGTGAAGGAATTGATGTTGTAATGTACTTCTTGCACGAAGATGAAAGAAGTGAAATCGTTAAGGATATATTAGATGCTAAGGCAGTTCTCTTTGGAATTCCAACAATCTACGATGAACCATACCCATCAATTGGAGACTTAATTTACTACTTAAGAGGTCTCAAATTCAACAGAACTGGATTTAAGAGATTGGCAATAGCGTTTGGTTCAATGGGAGGTAATGGAGGAGCAGTAGCAAGAATTGCTGAAGAATTAGCAAAATGTGGATTTGAGGTTATTAACCAATATGAGCTTTACTATGTTCCAACAGAGGATGAATTAACAAACTGCTACAACATGGGTAAAGAATTAGCTAAGAGAATTAAAGAAATGAAGATTGAATAA
- a CDS encoding bacteriohemerythrin produces the protein MREIIKWSKDFETGIKAFDDEHKFLVKTLNEIYSLLGEGKKEEAKELLKKRVVNYAAKHFKHEEEVMEKYGYPDLERHKKTHEIFVKTVIEKLLPKIEEGSENDFRSALSFLVGWLTMHIAKPDKEYGKWFKEKGIVIEDEMVNID, from the coding sequence ATGAGAGAAATAATCAAATGGAGTAAAGATTTTGAAACAGGGATTAAGGCGTTTGATGATGAGCATAAATTTTTGGTAAAAACATTAAATGAGATTTATAGTTTGTTGGGAGAAGGAAAAAAGGAAGAAGCTAAGGAATTATTAAAGAAGAGGGTTGTTAATTATGCTGCAAAGCATTTTAAGCATGAAGAAGAGGTTATGGAAAAATATGGATATCCTGACTTAGAGAGGCATAAAAAAACTCATGAAATTTTTGTTAAAACAGTTATTGAAAAATTACTTCCAAAGATTGAAGAAGGTTCAGAAAATGATTTTAGAAGCGCTTTATCTTTTTTAGTTGGATGGCTTACAATGCACATAGCAAAACCAGATAAAGAATATGGAAAGTGGTTTAAAGAGAAAGGTATTGTTATCGAGGATGAAATGGTTAATATTGATTAA
- a CDS encoding ferritin-like domain-containing protein yields the protein MELDLINEHKIGVTKGTELEKEVQANFEGECKEVGLYLAMARQAQREGLPEVAEVLIRIAMEEAEHAAHFAEMNGLISENLKENIEMMLKGECMANKEKKAAATKAKELGIDPAHDFFDESSRDEARHARMLKGILDRYFK from the coding sequence ATGGAATTGGACTTAATAAATGAACACAAAATAGGAGTAACAAAAGGAACAGAGTTAGAGAAAGAGGTTCAGGCAAACTTTGAGGGAGAGTGTAAGGAAGTTGGTTTATACTTAGCTATGGCAAGACAAGCTCAGAGGGAGGGGTTACCAGAAGTTGCTGAAGTTTTAATAAGAATTGCAATGGAAGAAGCTGAGCACGCTGCACACTTTGCTGAAATGAACGGATTAATTTCAGAGAACTTAAAAGAGAACATTGAAATGATGTTAAAAGGAGAATGCATGGCAAACAAAGAGAAAAAAGCTGCTGCAACAAAAGCAAAAGAGCTTGGTATAGACCCTGCTCATGACTTCTTTGATGAGTCAAGTAGAGATGAAGCAAGACACGCAAGAATGTTAAAAGGAATCTTAGACAGATACTTTAAATAA
- the ptr2 gene encoding HTH-type transcriptional regulator Ptr2 codes for MDEKDLKIIEILMRNGRKSYTDIARELGTSESSIRKRVKKLEEEGVIKGYTAIINPSKIGYNVVALTGFDTEPDKFLNVAKELCKFEEVKKVFTSTGDHMIMAEIWAKDGKEFSDLIFNKIGKIEGIKKICPAIILEQLK; via the coding sequence GTGGATGAAAAAGACCTAAAAATTATTGAAATTCTTATGAGAAATGGAAGAAAATCATACACTGATATAGCAAGGGAGTTAGGGACGAGTGAAAGTTCTATAAGAAAGAGAGTTAAAAAATTAGAAGAAGAAGGAGTTATTAAAGGATATACTGCAATAATAAACCCCTCAAAAATTGGATATAACGTTGTAGCTTTAACTGGGTTTGATACTGAGCCAGATAAGTTCTTAAATGTTGCCAAAGAACTTTGTAAGTTTGAAGAAGTTAAAAAAGTATTTACATCAACAGGAGACCACATGATTATGGCTGAGATTTGGGCTAAAGACGGAAAAGAGTTCTCAGATTTAATTTTTAATAAGATTGGAAAGATTGAAGGTATAAAAAAGATTTGCCCAGCGATTATTTTAGAGCAGTTAAAATAA
- a CDS encoding ATP-binding protein, producing the protein MAVEIIVDREKCIGCGRCYDVCPKGPLIWTKDENGKYYAYDVEYCHNCKFCAGRCPTNAILIKVVKPKKKDENKK; encoded by the coding sequence ATGGCAGTCGAGATTATTGTGGATAGGGAAAAATGTATTGGATGTGGAAGATGCTATGATGTATGTCCAAAAGGGCCATTAATATGGACAAAAGATGAAAATGGAAAGTATTATGCTTATGATGTTGAATACTGCCATAACTGCAAGTTTTGTGCAGGTAGATGTCCAACAAATGCAATATTAATTAAGGTAGTTAAACCAAAAAAGAAAGACGAAAATAAAAAATAA
- a CDS encoding acetylornithine transaminase, translated as MNQENWIELEKKYHLQIYGRLPVVLVEGKGMEVYDIDGKKYLDFLAGIGVNNVGHCHPKVVEAIKKQAETLIHTSNIYYTIPQIKLAKKLVELSGLDRAFFCNSGAEANEGAIKFARKYASKILGKDGGEIISMYNAFHGRTLTTLAATPKPKYQEGFYPLPPGFKYVPFNDIEALKEAITNKTSAIIIEPVQGEGGIHVADKDYLKAVRDLCDDKNIVLIFDEVQCGMGRTGKMFAYEHYDVKPDILTLAKALGGGVPIGAVVLKEEIAKALSYGDHGTTFGGNPLACSAALASIEVIEELIKDNKVIEKGKYFIRKLENLKEKYNFIKEVRGLGLMIGSELEFNGAEIVKKMLEKGFLINCTSDTVLRFLPPLIVEKEHIDDLINALDEVFAEINE; from the coding sequence ATGAATCAAGAGAACTGGATAGAGTTAGAGAAAAAATATCATCTCCAAATTTATGGAAGATTGCCTGTTGTATTGGTTGAAGGTAAAGGAATGGAGGTTTATGATATTGATGGAAAGAAGTATCTTGACTTCTTAGCTGGAATTGGAGTAAATAATGTAGGGCATTGCCATCCAAAGGTCGTTGAAGCGATAAAAAAGCAGGCTGAAACTTTAATACACACATCAAACATCTACTACACAATCCCACAAATAAAGCTTGCTAAAAAGTTAGTTGAGCTTAGTGGTTTAGATAGAGCTTTCTTCTGCAACAGCGGAGCTGAGGCAAATGAAGGAGCTATAAAGTTTGCAAGAAAATATGCATCAAAAATATTAGGAAAAGATGGAGGAGAAATAATCAGTATGTACAATGCATTTCATGGAAGGACTTTAACTACATTGGCAGCAACACCAAAACCAAAGTATCAGGAGGGCTTTTATCCCCTACCTCCAGGATTCAAGTATGTTCCATTCAATGATATAGAGGCTTTAAAAGAAGCTATAACCAACAAAACCTCTGCTATAATAATTGAACCAGTTCAAGGAGAAGGAGGGATTCATGTAGCTGATAAAGATTATTTAAAAGCTGTTAGGGATTTATGTGATGATAAAAACATTGTCTTAATTTTTGATGAAGTTCAATGTGGAATGGGAAGAACTGGAAAAATGTTTGCTTATGAGCATTATGATGTAAAGCCAGACATCTTAACATTGGCAAAAGCTCTTGGAGGAGGAGTTCCAATAGGGGCTGTTGTTTTAAAAGAAGAGATAGCAAAAGCTTTAAGTTATGGAGACCATGGAACAACCTTTGGTGGAAATCCTTTGGCTTGCTCTGCTGCTTTGGCATCAATTGAGGTTATAGAGGAACTTATTAAGGATAATAAAGTTATAGAAAAAGGAAAATATTTCATTCGAAAACTCGAAAATCTTAAAGAGAAATACAACTTCATAAAAGAAGTTAGAGGATTAGGTTTAATGATTGGTTCTGAGCTTGAATTTAATGGGGCAGAAATTGTTAAAAAGATGCTTGAAAAAGGATTTTTAATTAATTGCACTTCTGATACTGTTTTAAGGTTTTTACCACCATTAATTGTAGAAAAAGAACATATTGATGATTTAATTAATGCATTAGATGAAGTATTTGCTGAGATAAATGAGTAA
- the leuB gene encoding bifunctional 3-isopropylmalate/3-methylmalate dehydrogenase yields the protein MHKICVIEGDGIGKEVVPATIQVLEATGLPFEFVYAEAGDEVYKRTGKALPEETIEIALDCDAVLFGAAGETAADVIVKLRHILDTYANVRPVKAYKGVKCLRPDIDYVIVRENTEGLYKGIEAEIDEGVTIATRVITEKACERIFRFAFNLARERKKMGKEGKVTCAHKANVLKLTDGLFKRVFYKVAEEYDDIKAEDYYIDAMNMYIITKPQTFDVVVTSNLFGDILSDGAAGTVGGLGLAPSANIGDEHGLFEPVHGSAPDIAGKKIANPTATILSAVLMLRYLGEYEAADRVEKALEEVLALGLTTPDLGGNLNTFEMAEEVAKRVRE from the coding sequence ATGCATAAGATATGTGTTATAGAAGGAGATGGGATAGGGAAAGAGGTTGTTCCAGCAACAATACAGGTTTTAGAAGCAACTGGATTGCCATTTGAATTTGTTTATGCTGAGGCAGGAGATGAGGTTTATAAAAGAACTGGAAAAGCATTACCAGAGGAAACAATTGAAATTGCCTTAGATTGTGATGCTGTTTTATTTGGAGCTGCAGGAGAAACAGCGGCAGATGTTATTGTTAAATTAAGGCATATCTTAGATACCTATGCCAATGTAAGACCTGTTAAAGCATATAAGGGGGTTAAATGCTTAAGACCAGATATTGATTATGTCATAGTTAGAGAAAACACTGAAGGGCTTTATAAAGGAATAGAGGCAGAGATTGATGAAGGAGTTACAATAGCTACAAGAGTTATTACTGAAAAGGCATGTGAGAGAATATTTAGATTTGCATTTAATTTAGCAAGAGAAAGAAAGAAGATGGGTAAGGAAGGAAAAGTTACATGTGCTCACAAAGCAAATGTTTTAAAATTAACTGATGGGCTATTTAAGAGAGTTTTCTATAAAGTTGCTGAAGAATATGATGATATAAAAGCAGAGGATTACTATATAGATGCAATGAACATGTATATCATAACAAAGCCACAGACATTTGATGTTGTTGTAACCTCTAATTTGTTTGGAGATATTTTATCAGATGGAGCTGCTGGAACTGTTGGAGGTCTTGGCTTAGCTCCTTCAGCTAATATAGGAGATGAGCATGGTTTGTTTGAGCCAGTTCATGGTTCAGCTCCAGATATTGCTGGGAAGAAAATCGCTAATCCAACAGCTACAATATTAAGTGCTGTTTTAATGCTTAGATACTTAGGAGAGTATGAAGCAGCGGATAGAGTTGAAAAAGCATTGGAAGAAGTTTTGGCTTTAGGTTTAACAACACCTGACTTAGGAGGAAACTTAAATACTTTTGAAATGGCTGAGGAAGTAGCTAAAAGAGTTAGAGAATAA
- a CDS encoding ribosome biogenesis/translation initiation ATPase RLI, whose product MRLAIIDYDRCQPKKCSMECMKYCPGVRMGEKTIEIDENTGKPVISEVLCSGCGICVKRCPFKAISIIGLPEELSEDKIVHSYGQNRFKLFGLVIPRDGVVGIIGQNGIGKSTVLRILAGELIPNLGKHDKQPNYDDVIKYFRGTELQEYFEKLKNKGIRAIHKVQYVDILPKVVKGKVGELLKKVDEKGKFDEVVEKLELKNILDRELSQLSGGELQRVAIAAAYLRNGDIYFFDEPSSWLDIRQRFNAARLIRELNKVVVVEHDLIVLDYLSDYIHIMYGVPSAYGIVSMPKSVRVGINEYLYGELREENIRFRKEPIVFEKRAVIDFKNRPILLTYSSMKKTLGDFKLEVNGGTIYKGEVIGILGPNGIGKTTFVKLLAGVIKPDEGEVIKEGDIKVSYKPQYITPDYDGTVEDLLSSITNIHTSYYKSEIINPLQLEKLLDREVKELSGGELQRVAIAACLSRDADIYLLDEPSAFLDVEQRLRVSKVIRRIADEKEAGMFVVDHDILFQDYISDRFIVFSGEPGKFGVGSSPMNKREGANKFLKEMQITFRRDPETGRPRANKEGSQRDIMQKEREEYYYVDE is encoded by the coding sequence ATGAGATTGGCTATCATTGATTATGATAGATGCCAGCCAAAGAAATGTTCTATGGAATGTATGAAATACTGCCCAGGAGTTAGAATGGGAGAAAAAACTATAGAGATAGATGAAAACACTGGAAAACCAGTAATATCAGAAGTTTTATGTTCTGGTTGTGGGATATGTGTTAAGAGATGTCCATTTAAGGCAATATCAATTATTGGATTGCCAGAAGAGTTGAGTGAGGATAAGATAGTTCATTCTTATGGGCAGAATAGGTTTAAGCTATTTGGTTTGGTTATTCCAAGAGACGGAGTTGTTGGGATTATAGGGCAAAATGGGATTGGTAAATCTACTGTCTTAAGAATTTTAGCTGGGGAGTTAATTCCAAACTTAGGGAAACATGATAAACAACCAAATTATGATGATGTTATAAAATACTTTAGAGGAACTGAGTTACAGGAATACTTTGAAAAATTAAAAAATAAGGGGATAAGAGCAATTCATAAAGTTCAATATGTTGATATATTGCCAAAGGTTGTTAAAGGAAAGGTTGGAGAGCTATTAAAGAAAGTTGATGAAAAAGGTAAATTTGATGAAGTTGTTGAGAAGTTAGAGCTAAAAAATATTTTAGATAGAGAATTAAGCCAGTTATCTGGTGGAGAATTGCAAAGAGTTGCTATAGCTGCTGCTTATTTAAGAAATGGTGATATATACTTCTTTGATGAACCATCTTCGTGGTTAGATATTAGGCAGAGATTTAACGCTGCAAGATTAATTAGAGAATTAAATAAAGTTGTTGTTGTAGAACACGATTTGATTGTCTTAGATTATCTATCCGATTATATTCACATCATGTATGGGGTTCCTTCAGCTTATGGTATTGTTTCAATGCCAAAGAGTGTTAGAGTGGGAATTAATGAATATCTCTATGGAGAGTTGAGGGAAGAGAATATAAGATTTAGAAAAGAGCCAATTGTATTTGAGAAGAGGGCAGTTATAGATTTCAAAAATAGACCAATCTTATTAACATATTCATCAATGAAAAAGACTTTAGGAGATTTTAAATTAGAGGTTAATGGAGGAACTATTTATAAAGGAGAAGTTATTGGTATTTTAGGGCCTAACGGTATTGGAAAAACAACATTTGTTAAGTTGTTGGCAGGAGTAATTAAGCCGGATGAAGGAGAGGTTATCAAAGAAGGAGATATAAAAGTTTCATACAAACCGCAATATATTACTCCAGATTATGATGGAACTGTTGAAGATTTATTGAGTTCAATAACTAACATTCACACATCTTACTACAAATCAGAGATAATTAATCCTTTACAGTTAGAGAAGTTATTGGATAGAGAAGTTAAAGAGCTATCAGGTGGAGAGTTGCAGAGAGTTGCTATAGCTGCATGTTTGAGTAGAGATGCTGATATCTATTTATTGGATGAGCCATCAGCATTTTTAGATGTTGAGCAGAGATTGAGAGTTTCAAAAGTAATAAGAAGAATTGCAGATGAAAAAGAAGCAGGAATGTTTGTTGTTGACCACGACATATTATTCCAAGACTACATCTCAGATAGATTTATTGTATTCAGTGGAGAGCCAGGGAAGTTTGGAGTTGGTAGTAGCCCAATGAATAAAAGGGAGGGAGCTAACAAATTCTTAAAAGAAATGCAGATTACATTTAGAAGAGACCCGGAGACAGGAAGGCCAAGGGCTAATAAAGAAGGAAGTCAAAGAGATATTATGCAGAAGGAAAGAGAAGAATATTACTATGTTGATGAATAA
- a CDS encoding molybdenum cofactor biosynthesis protein MoaE encodes MIFNNYEEFCKKMDEYIEKYKGKYGCVVTFNGFVREYDIKNGEKIPSKGMHIDENILEKLKSIIEDAKNKFDVIDILFYHNTGFLNVGERIASIAVFARHRKEGFEVLEYIINEMKKYH; translated from the coding sequence ATGATTTTTAACAACTATGAAGAATTTTGCAAAAAAATGGATGAATATATTGAAAAATACAAAGGGAAATATGGATGTGTCGTAACTTTCAATGGATTTGTTAGAGAGTATGATATAAAAAATGGAGAAAAAATCCCTTCAAAAGGAATGCATATAGATGAGAATATCTTAGAAAAATTGAAATCAATTATAGAAGATGCAAAGAATAAGTTTGATGTTATTGATATCTTATTTTACCACAACACAGGATTCTTGAATGTTGGAGAGAGAATTGCTTCAATAGCTGTTTTTGCAAGACATAGAAAAGAGGGTTTTGAAGTTTTAGAATATATAATAAACGAGATGAAAAAATACCACTAA
- a CDS encoding V4R domain-containing protein: protein MALKFTIEEISKSDRDTLGRDIDITVFRLIRFMDLERYLGRGAHGVIYECGKELGQALNPSSIDDVVKFCEKYKIGKVEVVNKEPLQIRVHECISCSGLPNVGENLCWFEGGFIAGCLESILDKKVRVKETHCAGLGNNFCQFEIKFL from the coding sequence ATGGCTTTAAAATTTACAATAGAAGAGATTTCAAAGTCCGATAGAGATACATTAGGAAGGGATATAGATATTACTGTTTTTAGATTAATAAGGTTTATGGATTTAGAAAGATATTTGGGAAGAGGAGCTCATGGAGTTATTTATGAATGTGGAAAAGAACTTGGACAGGCGTTAAATCCTTCATCTATTGATGATGTTGTTAAATTTTGTGAAAAATATAAAATTGGAAAAGTTGAGGTAGTTAATAAAGAACCATTACAAATTAGAGTACATGAATGTATTTCTTGTTCTGGACTTCCAAATGTTGGAGAAAATTTATGTTGGTTTGAAGGCGGTTTTATTGCAGGATGTTTAGAGAGCATATTGGATAAAAAAGTTAGAGTAAAAGAAACCCATTGTGCTGGTTTAGGAAATAATTTCTGCCAGTTTGAAATAAAATTCTTATAA
- a CDS encoding H(2)-dependent methylenetetrahydromethanopterin dehydrogenase-related protein, whose amino-acid sequence MKISVYGAGNQKLYLEKLKVPEKFGGEPPYGGSRMAIEFAKAGHDVVLAEPNKDIMSDDLWKKVEDAGVKVVSDDIEAAKHGEVHILFTPFGKITFNIVKTIIEHVPENSVICNTCTLPTPVLYRSLEGILRLKRKDVGISSMHPTGVPGTPSQKYYTIAGKALEGKEYAAEEQINKLVELVKSIGKIPYVAPADIVPAVADMGSLVTAVALVGVLDHYRVGRELINAPKDMIEKQILVSLQTIASIIETSGIEGLMKVLDKDALITSAKNMLIDERQKDLDLALKIIEEFDKSTIGEKDVNQTYLVAPQALIKEAVSLIGQSAVEGMIRRSSNKLFE is encoded by the coding sequence ATGAAAATATCAGTATACGGGGCAGGAAATCAGAAACTCTATTTAGAGAAATTAAAAGTTCCAGAAAAGTTTGGAGGGGAGCCACCTTACGGTGGTTCAAGAATGGCTATTGAATTCGCTAAAGCAGGACATGATGTAGTTTTAGCAGAACCAAATAAGGATATAATGAGCGATGATTTATGGAAAAAAGTTGAAGATGCTGGAGTTAAAGTTGTTAGTGATGATATAGAAGCAGCAAAGCATGGAGAAGTGCATATATTATTTACACCGTTCGGTAAAATAACATTTAATATAGTAAAAACTATTATTGAACATGTTCCTGAAAATTCTGTTATTTGTAACACTTGTACTCTTCCAACCCCTGTTTTATATAGGTCATTAGAAGGAATTTTAAGATTAAAGAGAAAGGATGTTGGAATTTCATCAATGCACCCAACGGGAGTTCCAGGAACTCCTTCCCAAAAATATTACACAATTGCTGGAAAAGCTTTAGAAGGAAAAGAGTATGCAGCAGAAGAGCAGATAAATAAATTGGTTGAGTTAGTAAAAAGCATTGGAAAGATTCCTTACGTAGCTCCTGCTGATATAGTTCCAGCAGTTGCTGACATGGGAAGTTTAGTAACAGCAGTTGCTTTAGTTGGAGTTTTAGATCATTATAGAGTTGGAAGAGAACTTATTAATGCTCCAAAGGATATGATAGAAAAGCAAATATTAGTTTCTCTTCAAACTATCGCCTCAATTATTGAAACATCTGGAATAGAGGGATTGATGAAAGTTCTTGATAAAGATGCTCTCATTACATCCGCAAAGAATATGTTAATTGATGAAAGACAGAAAGATTTAGATTTAGCACTAAAAATAATTGAAGAATTTGACAAATCAACTATTGGAGAGAAAGATGTTAATCAAACATACTTAGTAGCTCCTCAGGCATTGATAAAAGAGGCAGTGTCTTTAATTGGACAGAGTGCTGTTGAGGGAATGATTAGAAGAAGCTCAAACAAATTATTTGAATAA